A window of Chitinophagaceae bacterium contains these coding sequences:
- a CDS encoding DUF3291 domain-containing protein: protein MNQITTCSFFKVESISNKWWAFKQMQLGIGALRNVRGLTFFKLLGSGAKNGFSAIPNFGTYVLICVWVSEESAKLFLKENIFFKSYQKRSCENFTVYLNSAESHGSWDGYQPFEKNSKVPSDKPVLVLTRASIKFTKLWSFWSKVGKVSKSLENYDGVVFSIGVGEWPLIQQATISIWQTQAEMLDFAYNNQKHKEVMRLTRKLNWYKEEMFARFIPYKFEGIWNDKNVESLLQ, encoded by the coding sequence ATGAATCAAATAACTACCTGTAGCTTTTTTAAGGTTGAGAGTATATCAAATAAATGGTGGGCTTTTAAACAAATGCAATTAGGTATCGGTGCATTAAGAAACGTTAGGGGTTTAACTTTTTTTAAATTACTGGGTTCAGGTGCCAAAAACGGTTTTAGTGCAATACCAAACTTTGGTACCTATGTGCTTATTTGTGTTTGGGTTTCTGAAGAGAGCGCTAAGCTTTTTTTAAAAGAAAATATTTTTTTTAAGTCTTATCAAAAAAGAAGTTGTGAAAACTTTACTGTTTATCTAAACTCTGCTGAATCACATGGTAGTTGGGATGGTTATCAGCCATTTGAAAAAAACAGTAAAGTCCCGTCAGACAAACCGGTTTTGGTGTTAACAAGGGCAAGTATTAAATTCACAAAATTGTGGTCCTTTTGGAGCAAAGTAGGTAAGGTTAGTAAAAGCTTAGAAAATTATGATGGAGTAGTATTTTCTATTGGTGTAGGTGAGTGGCCATTAATCCAACAAGCTACTATAAGCATTTGGCAGACACAAGCTGAAATGTTGGACTTCGCTTACAATAATCAGAAACACAAAGAGGTTATGCGACTAACCAGGAAGCTCAATTGGTATAAAGAAGAAATGTTTGCACGTTTTATACCTTATAAGTTTGAAGGAATCTGGAATGATAAAAATGTAGAGAGTTTATTGCAGTAA
- a CDS encoding class I SAM-dependent methyltransferase, giving the protein MNQSKSIFCPVCKSVNHSYYISTHALMHKPNEECYTFNKCGSCESVFLTNRVEEKELGNYYTDHYLPYQGSAAWGKFSSFVEGSQRKLDSRRVDFIANLKRSNKEFSILDVGCGKPSFLDLVQRRLNAECTGIDFSDNGWKNDSYENIELLKTTFAQFETGRLFDIITLWHYLEHDYNLPETVNKLYNCLKPGGKLVIEVPDYMSISAKWQKTYWQGWHSPRHLSLFSKKGFQALFTDDKWKISKHLRYGTLDAFTLWWLGKMEEKKINWSASMEKEFWPLVFLKVISFPFFLFEKVFPMGIQLIVIEKK; this is encoded by the coding sequence ATGAATCAATCTAAGTCAATCTTTTGTCCTGTTTGTAAAAGTGTCAATCATTCGTATTATATTTCTACCCATGCATTGATGCATAAGCCAAATGAAGAATGCTACACATTTAATAAGTGTGGATCTTGTGAATCCGTTTTTCTGACAAATAGAGTGGAAGAAAAAGAGTTAGGCAATTATTACACAGATCATTATTTGCCCTATCAAGGTTCTGCTGCCTGGGGTAAGTTTAGCTCATTTGTAGAGGGCAGCCAAAGAAAATTAGATTCGAGAAGAGTTGATTTTATAGCCAATCTAAAAAGAAGTAATAAAGAATTCAGCATACTTGATGTGGGTTGCGGGAAACCAAGTTTTTTGGACTTGGTACAGCGCAGATTAAACGCTGAATGTACAGGCATTGATTTCTCTGATAATGGTTGGAAAAATGATTCATATGAAAATATTGAGCTGTTAAAAACTACATTTGCTCAATTCGAGACCGGCCGCTTGTTTGACATAATCACACTTTGGCATTATCTCGAACACGATTATAACTTACCGGAAACTGTCAACAAACTGTATAATTGCCTAAAGCCGGGGGGTAAATTAGTTATTGAAGTGCCTGATTATATGAGTATCAGTGCTAAATGGCAAAAAACTTATTGGCAGGGCTGGCATAGTCCAAGGCATCTCTCACTTTTTTCCAAAAAAGGTTTCCAAGCCTTGTTTACTGATGATAAATGGAAAATAAGCAAGCATTTAAGGTATGGCACATTGGATGCCTTTACGCTTTGGTGGCTTGGTAAAATGGAAGAGAAAAAAATAAATTGGTCTGCCTCTATGGAAAAAGAGTTTTGGCCACTGGTATTCTTAAAAGTAATAAGCTTTCCGTTTTTCCTTTTTGAAAAAGTTTTTCCAATGGGCATACAACTTATAGTCATTGAAAAAAAATAA
- a CDS encoding ABC transporter ATP-binding protein has protein sequence MEILKILNLCKKFTNADISAIHDLNLTVKDGELLALLGESGSGKTTLIRMIAGLEKPDSGKIILRDEVISDDDYFMPPEKRGIGIVFQHYSLFPHLTVKDNISFGLTKKSKEVRNEVVNRMLVMTGLCGYEKRYPHELSGGQQQRVSLARALATNPSLILLDEPFSNLDTPLRIKMREEIQKIIKQTGTTAILVTHDNQDALAISDRVAILKNGLLHQIDTPECIYKKPCNCYVANFLGKTNIIPAKVLNGMYESPIGNFKINGSQISPTSDNEVMLSVRPECLNLSKLNSEGVKATVRKVSFMGEYREVLVAIKLKNGSSFQLKVHVKNDMPSEIPNEVYISADKENIIPVENIC, from the coding sequence ATGGAAATTTTAAAAATTCTAAATCTTTGTAAAAAGTTTACTAATGCTGATATTTCGGCAATTCATGATTTGAATTTAACGGTTAAAGATGGTGAGCTACTTGCTTTGTTAGGAGAAAGTGGCTCCGGAAAAACTACTTTAATCAGAATGATTGCCGGGCTTGAGAAGCCGGACAGTGGAAAGATAATTTTAAGAGATGAAGTCATCTCAGACGATGACTATTTCATGCCTCCTGAAAAAAGAGGTATCGGCATAGTTTTTCAGCATTACTCATTATTCCCACACCTTACGGTAAAAGACAATATCTCATTTGGACTAACAAAGAAGTCGAAAGAAGTACGAAATGAAGTCGTAAATCGAATGTTAGTAATGACCGGTTTGTGCGGATATGAAAAAAGGTATCCTCATGAGCTATCCGGCGGGCAACAACAAAGAGTTTCTTTAGCCAGAGCTTTGGCTACAAACCCCTCTCTAATACTTTTAGATGAACCTTTCAGTAATCTGGACACTCCTTTGCGAATAAAAATGCGTGAGGAAATACAAAAAATCATTAAGCAAACCGGAACCACAGCAATATTAGTAACTCATGACAATCAGGATGCCCTTGCTATTTCTGACAGAGTTGCAATATTGAAAAATGGTTTATTACACCAGATTGACACTCCAGAGTGTATTTATAAAAAACCTTGTAATTGTTATGTAGCTAATTTTTTAGGCAAAACAAATATCATCCCGGCAAAAGTTTTAAATGGCATGTACGAAAGTCCGATAGGTAATTTTAAAATCAATGGAAGTCAGATTAGCCCAACTTCTGATAATGAAGTAATGCTTTCGGTGCGCCCCGAATGTCTTAATTTATCAAAATTAAACTCTGAGGGCGTAAAGGCTACGGTTAGAAAAGTAAGTTTCATGGGAGAATACAGGGAAGTTCTGGTTGCCATAAAGCTTAAAAACGGCAGTAGTTTTCAGTTAAAAGTACATGTAAAAAATGATATGCCTTCAGAAATTCCAAATGAAGTATATATTTCCGCAGACAAAGAAAATATTATACCGGTTGAAAATATTTGTTAA
- a CDS encoding T9SS C-terminal target domain-containing protein, with amino-acid sequence MKQTLVAFAILILSCYILSAQNFLETDQVILKLKNENSGADKIIGEKVDLINREYNAVSVKKIYAGINSNQLIYVIKFPEGTNIKEVIDAYYNTNEVKYAEPDHIGSGGGKPGFSPNDSLFYRQWGLRNDGTFSLSPSTAGADIDMEKAWNIEQGDSNIIVAIIDTGTDLLHPEFEGRIWINHNEIPDNGIDNDSNGFINDINGWNFVNDSNDPTDDHGHGTNVTGIIGANGNNSIGYAGVDWNCKLMILKGLAANNQGYYSWWAEAIYYAVDNGARVINMSIGGTSTSVTLENAVNYALDNDVVVVACMMNTNSNTVFYPAGFNGVIAVGSTNSDDTRSNPFFWSPVSGSNYGSHISVVAPGNYIYGLDYQSNTNYDSYWGGTSQAAPLVAGLASLLLAQNPSLKPAEIKSIIETTAEDLIGDPNEDIPGWDQYYGHGRINAFRALSNFTGIQSIDTKTNNSFLLFPNPTNHTFTVITPPAAKQINIFNSLGQLILNKNIQELMSENFQILENGIYYIQITTDSEIISQKLFVNN; translated from the coding sequence ATGAAACAAACACTTGTTGCTTTTGCTATATTAATTTTAAGCTGTTATATATTATCCGCTCAAAATTTCCTTGAAACTGACCAGGTTATTTTAAAATTAAAAAATGAGAATAGTGGAGCTGATAAAATCATTGGAGAAAAGGTTGATTTAATAAATCGGGAATACAATGCTGTTAGTGTAAAAAAAATTTATGCGGGGATTAATAGTAATCAATTGATTTATGTAATCAAATTTCCGGAAGGTACAAATATCAAAGAAGTTATAGATGCATATTACAATACGAATGAGGTTAAATATGCAGAACCTGACCATATAGGTTCGGGAGGTGGCAAGCCCGGTTTTAGTCCGAACGATTCATTATTCTATAGACAATGGGGGTTAAGAAATGATGGAACATTTTCTCTATCCCCTTCTACAGCGGGAGCAGATATTGATATGGAAAAAGCCTGGAACATAGAGCAAGGGGACTCTAATATTATTGTGGCTATAATAGATACCGGAACAGATTTACTTCACCCTGAATTTGAAGGTAGAATATGGATAAATCATAATGAAATACCCGATAATGGAATAGATAATGACAGCAATGGGTTTATAAATGATATAAATGGGTGGAATTTTGTAAATGATAGCAATGATCCAACTGATGATCACGGACATGGAACCAATGTTACCGGTATTATAGGAGCAAATGGAAACAATTCAATTGGGTACGCCGGTGTTGACTGGAATTGCAAGCTTATGATATTAAAAGGATTAGCCGCTAACAATCAGGGCTATTATTCATGGTGGGCTGAAGCTATTTATTATGCAGTAGATAATGGTGCAAGGGTAATCAATATGTCAATTGGAGGGACAAGTACTTCTGTAACACTTGAAAATGCCGTTAACTATGCTCTGGATAATGATGTTGTTGTTGTGGCATGTATGATGAATACAAACTCAAACACGGTTTTTTATCCCGCAGGTTTTAATGGAGTAATTGCAGTTGGTTCGACAAATTCAGATGACACAAGATCTAACCCTTTTTTTTGGAGTCCGGTAAGTGGAAGCAATTACGGTAGTCATATTTCTGTTGTTGCTCCCGGAAATTATATTTATGGCCTAGATTATCAATCAAACACAAACTATGACTCCTACTGGGGAGGGACTTCACAAGCAGCTCCATTGGTAGCCGGTCTTGCATCCCTATTACTGGCACAGAATCCATCTCTGAAGCCCGCAGAAATTAAATCAATTATTGAAACAACTGCTGAAGACCTCATTGGTGACCCAAATGAAGATATACCCGGATGGGATCAGTATTACGGACATGGGAGGATTAATGCTTTTAGAGCTTTATCTAATTTCACAGGAATTCAATCAATAGATACAAAAACAAATAATAGTTTTTTACTATTCCCCAACCCTACAAATCATACTTTTACAGTCATAACACCGCCTGCAGCCAAGCAAATAAATATTTTCAATTCACTTGGCCAACTAATTCTAAATAAAAATATACAAGAATTAATGTCGGAGAACTTTCAAATTTTAGAAAATGGTATTTACTACATACAAATCACAACCGATAGTGAAATAATCAGCCAAAAATTATTTGTAAATAACTAA
- a CDS encoding TonB-dependent receptor — MNKIFMRFFASMVLITLSAITMQLFAENTSRHHLRGNIVNNETEAIGNAFVTLEGTVYSTVTDLDGNFILRNIPEGNYKLIVQVLGYQKKAIDVPVNEESTKDLNIILLESMYDMPQIVVLGNRHGLFDRVPGSVSVIDKMQIERISPVSGNEVFRNTPGVNVVDEEGVGLRVNIGIRGLDPGRSRSVLIMEDGIPVALKPYGEPEMYYTPAIERMEGVEIIKGSGSILFGPQTVGGVINYITADPPAESEGTVKLTGGEGGFFTGMLQYGNSFGNSGVSINYLRKQADAVGITSYRINDLNTKFRMDISEKSSLGLKIGVYDEVSNSTYVGMTTSMYESGDYDNVVLAPNDELEVRRYSLSATHQIKFNKNIRLRTTAFGYTTTRNWLRQDYSYTPVADMTGVIWGDTSVANGAIYLRDRTGNRNRQFEVAGIEPRLSVNYRLGSLGNELETGMRFLYERAFEQRINGPMGDVRSGDLRDDEIRTGYALSAYAQNRIIVNSKLSFTAGLRLENYEYERDILRTNFTDTTILAGSSTTSLIPGAGFSYRFTRLASLYGGVHRGFAPPRIKDAISSDGEAYQLDAEDSWNYELGIRSTPLNGLSFEVTGFFMDFNNQIIPVAEFAGGAGAGLINGGSTRHLGAEFGFSVDPGILANTNWSFLLRSSFTYVNAYYNEDRFVGTDGVNIKNNKTPYSPEILLYNALNITSPFGWYLYLQANYTGEQFADPLNTVEASANGRVGLIPSHLVLNASTGYKVEPWNTTFSLSVKNITDERYISTRRPQGIRVGLPRFITAGINFNF, encoded by the coding sequence ATGAACAAAATATTTATGAGATTCTTTGCATCTATGGTCCTCATTACTTTATCTGCTATAACAATGCAATTATTTGCAGAAAACACTTCAAGACATCACTTAAGAGGTAATATAGTAAATAATGAAACCGAAGCTATTGGAAATGCCTTCGTTACATTGGAAGGTACAGTTTATTCTACCGTCACAGATTTAGACGGAAACTTTATTTTAAGAAACATACCGGAAGGAAACTATAAGCTTATAGTACAGGTACTCGGTTATCAAAAAAAGGCAATAGATGTTCCGGTTAATGAAGAAAGCACGAAAGATCTGAATATTATTCTTTTAGAATCAATGTATGATATGCCGCAAATAGTTGTTTTGGGCAACAGACACGGACTTTTTGACAGAGTTCCCGGTTCTGTTTCTGTTATTGATAAAATGCAAATTGAAAGAATTTCTCCGGTTTCCGGCAATGAAGTTTTTAGAAATACACCCGGAGTAAATGTGGTAGATGAGGAAGGCGTAGGATTAAGAGTTAACATTGGTATAAGGGGTCTGGATCCGGGCAGAAGCCGAAGCGTTTTGATTATGGAAGATGGCATTCCGGTAGCATTGAAACCATATGGAGAACCTGAAATGTATTATACACCGGCCATTGAGAGAATGGAAGGTGTAGAAATTATTAAAGGAAGCGGTTCTATTCTTTTTGGCCCGCAAACTGTAGGTGGAGTTATTAACTACATTACTGCCGATCCACCGGCTGAATCTGAAGGTACTGTTAAGCTAACAGGTGGAGAAGGTGGATTTTTCACCGGTATGCTTCAATACGGAAATAGCTTTGGGAATAGTGGTGTTTCAATAAACTATTTAAGAAAACAGGCTGATGCTGTTGGAATCACCAGTTACAGAATCAACGACCTAAACACTAAATTTAGAATGGATATTTCCGAAAAATCATCTTTAGGTCTGAAAATTGGTGTATATGATGAGGTTTCTAACTCTACTTATGTAGGCATGACAACCAGTATGTATGAGTCAGGAGATTATGATAATGTTGTGTTAGCTCCAAATGATGAACTTGAAGTCAGAAGATATTCTCTAAGTGCAACTCATCAGATAAAATTCAATAAAAATATCCGATTAAGGACAACTGCTTTCGGATATACTACAACCAGAAACTGGCTTAGGCAAGATTATTCATATACACCTGTTGCAGACATGACAGGAGTTATATGGGGTGATACCTCTGTTGCAAATGGGGCAATTTATTTGAGAGACAGAACCGGAAACAGAAACAGACAATTTGAAGTGGCAGGTATTGAGCCACGCCTAAGCGTAAATTACAGATTAGGTAGTCTTGGAAACGAATTGGAAACCGGAATGCGTTTTTTATATGAAAGAGCTTTTGAACAGAGAATTAACGGCCCTATGGGTGACGTTCGTTCAGGAGATTTAAGAGATGATGAAATCAGAACCGGATATGCGTTAAGTGCTTATGCTCAAAATAGAATTATCGTTAATTCTAAGCTTAGTTTTACTGCCGGTTTAAGACTTGAGAATTATGAATATGAAAGAGATATATTAAGAACAAACTTTACAGATACTACTATTTTAGCCGGTAGTTCCACTACAAGCTTAATACCGGGAGCCGGTTTTAGTTATAGATTTACGCGATTAGCTTCTCTTTATGGCGGAGTCCACAGAGGTTTTGCCCCTCCCAGAATTAAAGATGCTATTTCTTCTGATGGCGAAGCCTATCAGCTTGATGCAGAAGACAGCTGGAACTATGAATTGGGTATTAGAAGCACTCCTTTAAACGGACTTAGTTTTGAAGTAACCGGTTTCTTTATGGACTTCAACAACCAAATCATTCCGGTAGCTGAGTTTGCCGGTGGCGCAGGAGCAGGATTAATCAATGGAGGAAGCACCCGTCACTTAGGCGCTGAGTTTGGGTTTTCCGTAGATCCGGGTATTTTAGCCAATACAAATTGGTCTTTCTTATTGAGATCAAGCTTCACTTATGTAAATGCTTATTATAATGAAGATCGATTTGTAGGTACGGACGGAGTCAATATTAAGAATAACAAAACACCTTACTCTCCGGAGATACTTTTATACAATGCACTAAACATCACATCCCCATTTGGTTGGTATTTATATTTACAGGCAAACTATACCGGCGAGCAGTTTGCAGACCCTCTCAATACTGTTGAAGCTTCGGCAAATGGCAGAGTAGGTTTGATTCCTTCACATTTAGTATTGAATGCCTCTACAGGCTATAAAGTTGAACCATGGAATACTACTTTTAGTCTTAGTGTTAAAAACATTACAGATGAAAGATACATTTCTACCAGAAGGCCACAAGGTATAAGAGTTGGTCTGCCAAGGTTTATAACTGCCGGAATAAATTTCAACTTTTAA
- a CDS encoding iron ABC transporter permease, with protein MKQTGFYIKMVGTKLKSIFKKLLSINSERWSKSKSIAVLLSTAICIPIIFIISYLFIPGGETWNFILENLFWHYVTETFILMIFTAVFVTIIGVSTAWLVSTYNFPFVKHFEWLLILPLAIPGYIAAYTYSGMFDITGPVYFFLNNYLGHQNTISLLPEVKSMSGGIFILSIVLYPYVYVVTRAYFSVQYTSYTEVASSLGLSNFQSFFRLAVPMARPAIVAGVSLVLMELLNDYGTVKYLGINTFTIGIFTSWSSFGDTRAALKIAAWLLFIVVAILYLERRQRGSARFETQDNTSTIATKQHLKGFSAFIAVLVCGLPFLLGFLLPVVQLLYWASLTYADVLNMNFLILIQNSFVLAFTAAGICILIGIALAYLQRIENSFIQKIIIRLATVGYAIPGAVIAMGILVPAVAIDRQLIGFVQFFNSDFNQLILTGSIGILVYGYVVRFLAVSFNSLDSGFEKIPRVLDETSRSLGYSPFQTLYKVNLPLLKKSIIAAGILAFVDIIKELPLTLILRPFNFDTLAIKAFELASDEQIAQSAPAALVIIITGIVPILILNRIFAKLK; from the coding sequence ATGAAGCAAACAGGCTTTTATATAAAAATGGTTGGAACTAAATTAAAATCAATATTTAAAAAACTGCTTTCCATTAATTCTGAAAGATGGAGTAAAAGCAAATCAATAGCCGTATTACTTAGTACGGCTATTTGTATTCCTATAATTTTTATAATTTCTTACTTATTTATACCCGGTGGGGAAACCTGGAATTTCATCCTTGAAAATCTATTTTGGCACTATGTGACAGAAACTTTTATATTGATGATTTTCACTGCAGTTTTTGTAACTATCATTGGTGTGTCAACAGCCTGGTTGGTCAGCACCTATAATTTCCCGTTTGTAAAACACTTTGAGTGGTTATTAATTTTGCCACTTGCAATTCCGGGATATATTGCTGCTTACACTTATTCCGGTATGTTTGATATTACAGGTCCGGTTTACTTCTTTCTCAATAATTACTTAGGCCATCAAAATACGATTAGCCTGCTTCCTGAAGTAAAAAGCATGTCCGGAGGCATATTCATACTGAGCATAGTATTATATCCATATGTTTATGTAGTTACCAGAGCTTATTTTTCTGTTCAATATACCAGCTATACTGAAGTTGCCTCTTCATTGGGTTTGAGCAATTTTCAAAGCTTTTTCAGATTAGCCGTTCCTATGGCCCGGCCGGCAATTGTAGCGGGAGTCAGTTTGGTATTAATGGAATTGCTAAACGATTATGGTACGGTGAAATATTTAGGTATAAACACCTTTACCATAGGTATATTTACATCCTGGTCTTCTTTCGGTGATACCAGAGCCGCATTGAAAATAGCAGCATGGCTTTTGTTTATAGTAGTTGCTATTCTCTATCTGGAACGCAGACAAAGAGGAAGTGCCCGCTTTGAAACACAAGACAATACTTCTACAATTGCTACGAAACAGCATTTAAAAGGGTTCAGTGCATTTATAGCTGTTCTGGTATGCGGGCTTCCTTTTTTACTGGGATTCCTGCTACCGGTAGTTCAATTGCTATATTGGGCCAGCTTAACGTATGCAGATGTTTTAAACATGAATTTTTTGATACTTATTCAAAACAGTTTCGTATTAGCCTTTACGGCTGCAGGAATTTGTATTTTAATTGGAATTGCTCTTGCGTATTTGCAAAGAATTGAAAACTCATTTATTCAAAAAATAATTATTCGACTGGCTACGGTAGGCTATGCTATACCCGGGGCAGTTATTGCAATGGGAATATTAGTGCCTGCAGTAGCTATTGACAGGCAACTTATAGGTTTTGTGCAATTCTTTAATTCTGATTTTAACCAATTGATATTAACCGGCAGCATTGGCATTTTGGTATATGGCTATGTAGTCAGATTTTTAGCTGTAAGTTTTAACAGTTTGGATTCCGGTTTTGAAAAAATTCCCAGAGTCTTGGATGAGACTTCCAGAAGTTTAGGCTATAGTCCTTTTCAAACATTGTATAAAGTTAATTTACCTTTATTAAAGAAAAGCATTATTGCTGCCGGCATTTTAGCTTTTGTTGACATTATAAAAGAGTTACCTTTAACTTTGATTTTAAGGCCTTTTAATTTTGACACATTGGCCATTAAAGCTTTTGAATTAGCCAGTGATGAACAAATTGCACAAAGTGCACCGGCAGCTTTGGTTATAATTATAACCGGTATTGTGCCCATTTTAATACTAAATCGTATTTTTGCTAAACTTAAATAA
- a CDS encoding pyridoxal phosphate-dependent aminotransferase — translation MPRISNRGLSMPASPIRKLVPSAESARKRGVHIYQLNIGQPDIETPSVMMEAVRNIDMKVLEYSHSAGIESYRHKLVKYYSKHKIDLSIEDLIVTTGGSEALFFGLFSCLDAGDEVIIPEPFYANYNGFATAGNIKVVPVTSSIKNGFKLPKIEQFEALITEKTKAIMICNPNNPTGYLYSKEELEVLKHIVLKHDLFLFADEVYREFCYDDRKHTSILNLSGIEENVVVVDSISKRYSACGARIGALISKNKLVMQTALKFAQARLSPPTIEQILAEAGLEVPDTYFDEVNAEYTKRRDVVVEALNNIDGVTCPVPGGAFYTTLELPVDDTDNFCQWLLESFSYNNETVMLAPASGFYATPGLGKKEVRLAYVLETNSLLKAVKCLEEGLKEYPGRTI, via the coding sequence ATGCCTAGAATAAGTAACAGAGGGCTTAGTATGCCCGCTTCCCCAATTAGAAAGTTAGTGCCCTCTGCAGAATCGGCCAGAAAGAGAGGCGTCCATATTTATCAATTGAATATCGGACAACCGGATATAGAAACACCCTCAGTGATGATGGAAGCTGTTCGAAATATTGATATGAAAGTACTGGAATACAGCCATTCTGCCGGAATAGAGTCTTACAGACATAAACTGGTAAAATACTACAGCAAACATAAAATAGATCTTTCTATTGAAGATTTAATAGTGACAACCGGTGGTTCTGAAGCTTTGTTTTTCGGACTTTTTTCATGCCTTGATGCAGGAGATGAAGTTATTATTCCGGAACCTTTTTATGCTAATTATAATGGATTTGCAACAGCAGGCAATATAAAAGTTGTTCCGGTTACCTCATCAATTAAAAATGGATTTAAGTTACCGAAGATTGAGCAATTTGAAGCTTTGATAACTGAAAAGACCAAAGCTATTATGATATGCAATCCCAATAATCCTACCGGGTACTTATATTCAAAAGAAGAGTTGGAAGTTCTTAAGCATATCGTTTTGAAGCATGATTTATTTTTATTTGCCGATGAGGTTTACAGAGAATTTTGCTACGATGACAGAAAGCATACCTCTATATTGAATTTGTCGGGAATAGAGGAAAATGTGGTAGTGGTAGACTCTATTTCTAAGCGTTACAGTGCTTGCGGTGCCAGAATTGGCGCTTTAATTTCAAAGAACAAGTTGGTTATGCAAACAGCTTTAAAGTTCGCTCAGGCAAGATTAAGTCCGCCAACCATAGAACAGATTTTAGCAGAAGCCGGACTTGAAGTTCCGGATACCTATTTTGATGAGGTTAATGCTGAATATACGAAGAGAAGAGACGTAGTTGTCGAAGCGCTGAATAATATAGACGGAGTAACTTGTCCGGTTCCAGGCGGAGCATTCTATACCACTTTGGAACTGCCTGTTGACGATACAGATAATTTTTGTCAGTGGTTATTGGAATCGTTTTCCTATAATAATGAAACGGTTATGCTGGCTCCGGCTTCCGGCTTTTACGCAACTCCCGGACTTGGCAAAAAAGAAGTTCGTTTGGCGTATGTATTAGAAACAAATTCTTTACTAAAAGCAGTTAAATGCCTGGAAGAAGGCTTAAAAGAGTATCCCGGAAGAACTATTTAA
- a CDS encoding extracellular solute-binding protein, with translation MRYLLIFFSISLLWSCQDSGDSLNIYISRHYEIDDKVFRQFEERSGIKVNVLKADADQLIRRIEIEGEHSPADILITADAGRLTQAASKNMLAEIPGSVWEGKLDKNLISPDKNWLAITTRTRVIVYNPVNVQFEGNESYLDLAKPEYKGKILVRSAENPYNQSLAASIIYHHGTDKAEEWIKGIVENMARTPRGNDTDQIKGVAAGIGDIAIVNSYYLAKMHNSANPEEQRVAESLEILFPNQLSTGTHLNFSGAAILKNSKNKDHAYQMLTYMLEQDAQDIYMLENFEYPAANNIELKGFLKKWEPFRRDTLHLSNLAELQNEANRLLYKNGWN, from the coding sequence ATGAGATATCTTTTAATCTTTTTTTCAATTAGCTTGCTTTGGTCATGTCAGGATTCAGGAGACTCTCTAAACATTTATATCAGCAGACATTATGAAATAGATGATAAGGTATTCAGGCAATTTGAAGAAAGGAGCGGTATTAAAGTAAATGTCTTAAAAGCAGATGCAGATCAGCTGATTCGAAGAATTGAAATTGAAGGAGAACATTCTCCGGCTGACATACTGATTACGGCTGATGCCGGCAGATTAACACAGGCTGCTTCAAAGAATATGTTAGCTGAAATTCCCGGCTCCGTTTGGGAAGGTAAGCTTGATAAAAATTTAATAAGCCCTGATAAAAATTGGCTGGCAATAACTACCAGAACAAGAGTCATAGTATATAACCCTGTAAATGTTCAGTTTGAGGGGAATGAAAGCTATCTGGACTTGGCAAAACCGGAATATAAGGGAAAAATCTTAGTACGTTCTGCCGAAAATCCATACAATCAATCTTTAGCTGCATCTATTATTTATCACCATGGTACTGATAAAGCAGAGGAATGGATTAAAGGAATTGTTGAGAATATGGCACGAACTCCAAGAGGTAACGATACGGATCAGATTAAAGGAGTAGCCGCAGGAATAGGTGATATTGCCATTGTAAACTCCTATTATTTGGCTAAAATGCACAATTCTGCTAATCCAGAAGAACAGAGGGTGGCAGAAAGCCTTGAAATATTGTTTCCAAACCAATTGAGCACAGGTACCCATTTGAATTTTTCAGGAGCAGCTATATTAAAAAACTCCAAAAATAAAGACCATGCTTATCAAATGCTTACCTATATGTTAGAACAAGATGCACAGGATATTTATATGCTCGAAAATTTTGAATACCCCGCAGCTAACAACATAGAATTAAAAGGATTTTTAAAAAAATGGGAGCCATTTAGAAGAGATACTCTTCATTTGAGTAATTTAGCTGAATTGCAAAATGAAGCAAACAGGCTTTTATATAAAAATGGTTGGAACTAA